The following proteins are encoded in a genomic region of Streptococcus sp. 29892:
- a CDS encoding peptidase U32 family protein, protein MGKIIITATAESIEQVKELLAAGVDRIYVGEADHALRIPTNFTYDELREIAVLVHGAGKELTVAANALMHQDMMDNIKPFMDLMREIKVDYLVVGDTGIFYVNKRDGYNFKLIYDTSVFVTSSRQINFWKDHGAVEAVLAREIPSEELFDIAKNLEIPAEILVYGASVIHHSKRTLLRNYYNFTKADETDLSRGRGLFLAEPSDPDSHYSIFEDKHGTHIFINNDIDMMTKLAELDEHGYRNWKLDGIYCPGQNFVAIAKLFVQARDLIEKEEFTYDQAFLLDEQVRKLHPVQRGLDTGFYEFDRNTVK, encoded by the coding sequence ATGGGAAAAATTATCATTACAGCAACAGCTGAAAGTATTGAACAGGTCAAGGAACTGCTTGCAGCAGGGGTTGACCGCATTTATGTTGGCGAAGCTGACCATGCTCTTCGTATTCCGACAAACTTTACTTATGATGAGTTACGGGAAATAGCAGTGCTGGTCCATGGTGCAGGCAAGGAACTGACCGTTGCCGCAAACGCCCTTATGCACCAAGACATGATGGATAACATCAAGCCCTTTATGGATTTGATGAGAGAAATCAAGGTGGACTATCTAGTTGTCGGTGATACAGGTATTTTTTATGTCAACAAGCGAGATGGTTACAATTTTAAGCTGATTTACGATACCTCTGTCTTTGTGACTTCAAGTCGCCAAATTAACTTCTGGAAAGACCATGGGGCTGTCGAAGCCGTATTGGCACGGGAAATTCCGTCGGAAGAACTATTTGACATTGCCAAAAATTTGGAAATTCCAGCGGAAATCTTGGTTTACGGTGCTTCGGTTATTCACCATTCCAAGCGAACCCTGTTACGGAATTACTATAATTTTACCAAGGCTGATGAAACTGACTTGTCACGTGGACGTGGTCTTTTCTTGGCAGAACCAAGCGACCCAGACAGTCACTATTCAATTTTTGAGGACAAGCATGGCACACATATCTTTATTAACAATGACATTGATATGATGACCAAATTGGCAGAATTAGATGAGCATGGCTATCGTAACTGGAAGTTGGATGGGATCTACTGTCCTGGTCAGAACTTTGTAGCAATTGCCAAGCTCTTTGTTCAAGCTAGAGATTTGATTGAAAAAGAGGAGTTCACCTATGATCAGGCCTTTTTGCTAGATGAGCAAGTGCGTAAGCTCCATCCAGTACAACGTGGCTTGGATACAGGTTTCTACGAATTTGACCGCAATACAGTCAAATAA